In Drosophila innubila isolate TH190305 chromosome 2R unlocalized genomic scaffold, UK_Dinn_1.0 1_C_2R, whole genome shotgun sequence, the following are encoded in one genomic region:
- the LOC117783582 gene encoding solute carrier family 28 member 3 isoform X1, which yields MAEAPSSDGAEDKKESRTKKIIKLVLHILFHILLIAYFIWITIVFVRFDKNGSECNEPEKDDTTAQPTAQTKADENTEVKTTAVSGVTTTTTTTEAPSKETVWRPHILCELNWCIGYGFFVIMFVTFYLFWIYYWLFKPYVGQKLYDDKIEPVIDKWLIFSRKTVISIIMLVIVILLVGAYLGFECRDDVKKLIGISGPVLFLLLGFAISKKRSAIPWRIVVHGLLGQLILGILCIRLQVGRDIFNCAGEKVSRFLRFTDYGARFVYGDRICDEYVFAFAILAVIFFFSVATSILYYLGAMQFFLGAFGFLLQSTVGTTVCESVNACGNVFLGMSESPLMVRPYIELLTNSELHCICTSGFATVAGTVLGAYISFGASPAYLITASVMAAPGGLAIAKLFYPETEESKTKADNIQLERSTDKSLMDAISTGAANALMIVLGIVSNIIAFLALIYFFNAVTEWCFELAGRNGVTFTYLLTLIFIPVVFVMGVPTYDCENIARVVAEKTFINEFVGYRSLGELIVGNKIDERSAGIATFALCGFANPGSLGIIIASLSAMAPSRRSDIANVAVRALVAGTVVSFISASFAGILIQESELKQLGQKFLYIMDVDDVSVGQYMYNV from the exons ATGGCCGAAGCTCCTTCAAGTGATGGTGCTGAAGATAAAAAGGAGTCgaggacaaaaaaaattattaaattagttttacaTATTCTATTCCACATACTTTTGATTGCTTACTTTATATGGATCACGATTGTATTTGTGAGGTTCG ATAAAAATGGATCCGAATGCAATGAGCCTGAGAAGGACGATACTACAGCACAGCCAACGGCACAAACTAAAGCTGATGAGAATACAGAAGTGAAAACGACGGCTGTATCAGgagttacaacaacaacaacaacaactgaagcaCCATCCAAGGAAACAGTATGGAGACCTCATATCCTTTGTGAATTGAACTGGTGTATTGGCTACGGCTTCTTTGTTATCATGTTTGTcaccttttatttattttggataTATTATTGGCTCTTCAAGCCATATGTTGGACAGAAACTATATGATGACAAGATTGAGCCAGTTATCGATAAATGGCTTATTTTCAGTCGCAAAAC TGTAATATCCATTATAATGCTGGTGATTGTTATTCTTTTGGTCGGAGCATATTTAGGTTTTGAGTGTCGAGATGATGTCAAGAAATTGATTGGAATTTCTGGACCCGTTCTCTTTCTGCTTCTGGGATTTGCGATCTCCAAGAAACGCAGCGCGATTCCATGGCGAATTGTCGTTCATGGACTCTTGGGACAATTGATACTGGGTATATTGTGCATACGTCTGCAAGTCGGCAGGGATATATTCAATTGTGCCGGCGAGAAGGTGTCCCGTTTTCTAAGGTTCACCGATTATGGCGCTCGTTTCGTATATGGCGATCGAATCTGCGAtgaatatgtatttgcatttgccatATTGGCTGTCATCTTTTTCTTCAGTGTGGCCACATCAATACTGTATTATCTGGGCGCTATGCAGTTCTTTTTGGGCGCCTTTGGATTCCTGTTGCAGTCAACGGTGGGCACAACGGTCTGCGAGAGCGTCAATGCCTGCGGCAATGTATTTCTTGGCATGTCAGAGAGTCCATTGATGGTACGACCCTATATCGAATTGCTGACCAATAGCGAGTTACACTGCATATGCACATCGGGTTTTGCTACCGTTGCCGGCACTGTCCTCGGCGCCTATATATCCTTTGGCGCCTCGCCGGCCTATTTAATCACAGCCAGTGTTATGGCCGCACCCGGCGGACTAGCTATTGCCAAACTCTTTTATCCGGAAACTGAAGAGTCCAAGACAAAAGCCGATAATATTCAGCTGGAAAGATC CACAGATAAATCTCTTATGGATGCAATTTCTACTGGTGCTGCCAATGCTTTAATGATTGTTTTAGGCATTGTTTCCAATATTATTGCCTTTCTAGCGTTgatatacttttttaatgctgTCACCGAATGGTGTTTCGAGTTGGCGGGCCGGAATGGAGTCACATTTACATATCTGCTTACCCTGATCTTTATACCAGTTGTATTCGTAATGGGAGTGCCCACATATGATTGTGAAAATATTGCAAGGGTAGTGGCCGAAAAGACTTTCATCAATGAGTTTGTTGGTTACAGATCACTGGGTGAACTAATCGTCGGAAATAAGATTGAT GAACGCAGCGCTGGCATTGCTACCTTTGCGCTTTGTGGTTTTGCGAATCCAGGTTCTTTGGGAATTATAATAGCATCACTGAGTGCCATGGCTCCGAGTCGACGGAGCGATATAGCAAATGTCGCAGTTCGGGCCTTAGTAGCTGGAACCGTCGTTAGCTTCATCTCGGCTTCCTTTGCTG GtatcttaattcaagaatccGAACTAAAGCAACTGGGTcaaaaattcttatatattaTGGACGTGGACGATGTGAGTGTTGGCcaatatatgtacaatgtttaa
- the LOC117783582 gene encoding solute carrier family 28 member 3 isoform X2 has protein sequence MAEAPSSDGAEDKKESRTKKIIKLVLHILFHILLIAYFIWITIVFVRFDKNGSECNEPEKDDTTAQPTAQTKADENTEVKTTAVSGVTTTTTTTEAPSKETVWRPHILCELNWCIGYGFFVIMFVTFYLFWIYYWLFKPYVGQKLYDDKIEPVIDKWLIFSRKTVATSILYYLGAMQFFLGAFGFLLQSTVGTTVCESVNACGNVFLGMSESPLMVRPYIELLTNSELHCICTSGFATVAGTVLGAYISFGASPAYLITASVMAAPGGLAIAKLFYPETEESKTKADNIQLERSTDKSLMDAISTGAANALMIVLGIVSNIIAFLALIYFFNAVTEWCFELAGRNGVTFTYLLTLIFIPVVFVMGVPTYDCENIARVVAEKTFINEFVGYRSLGELIVGNKIDERSAGIATFALCGFANPGSLGIIIASLSAMAPSRRSDIANVAVRALVAGTVVSFISASFAGILIQESELKQLGQKFLYIMDVDDVSVGQYMYNV, from the exons ATGGCCGAAGCTCCTTCAAGTGATGGTGCTGAAGATAAAAAGGAGTCgaggacaaaaaaaattattaaattagttttacaTATTCTATTCCACATACTTTTGATTGCTTACTTTATATGGATCACGATTGTATTTGTGAGGTTCG ATAAAAATGGATCCGAATGCAATGAGCCTGAGAAGGACGATACTACAGCACAGCCAACGGCACAAACTAAAGCTGATGAGAATACAGAAGTGAAAACGACGGCTGTATCAGgagttacaacaacaacaacaacaactgaagcaCCATCCAAGGAAACAGTATGGAGACCTCATATCCTTTGTGAATTGAACTGGTGTATTGGCTACGGCTTCTTTGTTATCATGTTTGTcaccttttatttattttggataTATTATTGGCTCTTCAAGCCATATGTTGGACAGAAACTATATGATGACAAGATTGAGCCAGTTATCGATAAATGGCTTATTTTCAGTCGCAAAAC TGTGGCCACATCAATACTGTATTATCTGGGCGCTATGCAGTTCTTTTTGGGCGCCTTTGGATTCCTGTTGCAGTCAACGGTGGGCACAACGGTCTGCGAGAGCGTCAATGCCTGCGGCAATGTATTTCTTGGCATGTCAGAGAGTCCATTGATGGTACGACCCTATATCGAATTGCTGACCAATAGCGAGTTACACTGCATATGCACATCGGGTTTTGCTACCGTTGCCGGCACTGTCCTCGGCGCCTATATATCCTTTGGCGCCTCGCCGGCCTATTTAATCACAGCCAGTGTTATGGCCGCACCCGGCGGACTAGCTATTGCCAAACTCTTTTATCCGGAAACTGAAGAGTCCAAGACAAAAGCCGATAATATTCAGCTGGAAAGATC CACAGATAAATCTCTTATGGATGCAATTTCTACTGGTGCTGCCAATGCTTTAATGATTGTTTTAGGCATTGTTTCCAATATTATTGCCTTTCTAGCGTTgatatacttttttaatgctgTCACCGAATGGTGTTTCGAGTTGGCGGGCCGGAATGGAGTCACATTTACATATCTGCTTACCCTGATCTTTATACCAGTTGTATTCGTAATGGGAGTGCCCACATATGATTGTGAAAATATTGCAAGGGTAGTGGCCGAAAAGACTTTCATCAATGAGTTTGTTGGTTACAGATCACTGGGTGAACTAATCGTCGGAAATAAGATTGAT GAACGCAGCGCTGGCATTGCTACCTTTGCGCTTTGTGGTTTTGCGAATCCAGGTTCTTTGGGAATTATAATAGCATCACTGAGTGCCATGGCTCCGAGTCGACGGAGCGATATAGCAAATGTCGCAGTTCGGGCCTTAGTAGCTGGAACCGTCGTTAGCTTCATCTCGGCTTCCTTTGCTG GtatcttaattcaagaatccGAACTAAAGCAACTGGGTcaaaaattcttatatattaTGGACGTGGACGATGTGAGTGTTGGCcaatatatgtacaatgtttaa
- the LOC117783581 gene encoding uncharacterized protein LOC117783581 codes for MENIFDLEKEQAEMQVSITFGELQCLACEDVVSCVSQEKALEICKRSVTDLSAKTVEVLSLWLRKLLRAYFNDAICCIEVFKCLYEWFIKLKEDVSPENKTACDDFITLLNDAVGFAEWAKEKLVKAGERLMHTTAFFLLSIVNGCLQQSIENNVDALKEHEPLAIELHMTVLFLLKEITANSSKVHARITPLLRQLIEIADFLGAKMSHLRAFVKTSKTMTNICTHYSSSVDLNQSLPDWLQETILHLCDTVLNNLEIVYQKGVSSVPLDKMEEHLKIAQAYLIMLHKLLSCGVKHMDKTVLDTMILLLMGGESRPTHDLSKEIPILVSKYVRPYVLELFELIYQLNDFQNYLMALLTEPEQADEDYYELCLDYITVVIIDNTEIMPLTCQTVQKIFEYLVKDASNFTNAARYNRLLEVFGSLLYLADSVTLLKYFNNGLFQEDLIKSQVCADVLMICFRLRDENDGWSHPDVVQATDYYIKCNNLYTLFSQNPSQWHIQRMLRYFHKLGNHELPLFNMKNYRYLHCVSARIEQDQRLWTMRLQRILIAPLNDAEQYYEMLALMELLMNSQSDWLHLLAESVKELFKTDKCKLLANIYFKLGLQCNRATQLRILQGAMPTHEIIKSCWHIQKFLHSCKNSDDAQLKSLANLHTITTDLLPLLNALQPPLNYRSNASKNYNFNYQQWDYKRLQFHRCKLSSQKRKRSENEPKELIQQLESNSKELLLYSGELDASDVMQLRSTISNLKQLLSS; via the exons atggaaaatatatttgacttGGAAAAGGAACAGGCGGAAATGCAAGTCAGTATAACATTTGGCGAACTGCAATGTCTTGCTTGCGAAGATGTAGTTTCATGTGTTTCACAAGAAAAAGCATTAGAAATTTGCAAACGCAGTGTGACAGATTTAAGCGCTAAAACTGTGGAAGTGTTGAGTCTCTGGCTGCGAAAACTGCTGCGAGCCTATTTTAATGATGCCATATGCTGTATAGAGGTTTTCAAGTGTTTGTATGAGTGGTTCATAAAATTG AAAGAAGATGTGAGTCCAGAGAATAAAACGGCATGCGATGATTTCATAACATTGCTAAATGATGCAGTGGGCTTTGCTGAGTGGGCCAAGGAAAAGCTGGTTAAAGCTGGCGAACGTTTAATGCACACAACAGCATTCTTTTTGCTTTCCATTGTAAACGGTTGTCTGCAGCAAAG CATTGAAAACAATGTGGATGCATTAAAGGAGCATGAACCGCTGGCAATCGAGCTGCATATGACGGTGCTTTTCCTGCTGAAGGAAATTACTGCCAATTCCAGCAAAGTACATGCTCGGATTACACCCT TGCTGCGACAGCTGATTGAGATTGCAGACTTTCTCGGTGCTAAAATGTCACATTTGCGTGCATTTGTGAAAACCAGCAAGACAATGACAAACATTTGCACCCACTACTCCAGCAGTGTTGATCTGAACCAATCCCTGCCCGATTGGTTACAGGAAACCATATTGCATCTATGCGACACTGTTCTCAACAATCTGGAGATAGTTTATCAAAAG GGTGTCTCTTCCGTACCGCTGGATAAGATGGAAGAGCATTTGAAGATTGCCCAGGCATATTTAATAATGCTGCACAAACTGTTAAGTTGCGGTGTTAAACATATGGACAAAACCGTTTTGGACACCATGATATTGCTATTAATGGGCGGTGAATC TCGACCAACCCACGATCTGAGCAAGGAAATTCCAATACTTGTCTCAAAATATGTGCGACCCTATGTATTGGAACTTTTTGAGCTAATCTATCAGCTGAATGACTTTCAAAAC taCCTTATGGCATTGTTGACAGAGCCGGAACAAGCGGATGAGGATTACTATGAGCTTTGCTTGGATTATATCACTGTGGTCATTATTGATAATACAGAAATTATGCCACTCACCTGCCAAACAGTACAGAAAATCTTTGAATATTTGGTCAAAG ATGCTTCAAACTTTACAAATGCTGCACGCTATAATCGACTTTTAGAAGTATTTGGCAGCCTCTTGTACTTGGCAGACTCTGTAACACTgcttaaatactttaataatGGACTATTTCAAGAGGATCTAATAAAGTCACAAGTTTGTGCTGATGTGCTCATGATTTGCTTTCG TTTAAGAGATGAAAATGATGGCTGGAGTCATCCTGATGTCGTGCAGGCCACCGATTATTACatcaaatgcaataacttGTATACTCTGTTCTCGCAGAATCCGAGTCAGTGGCATATACAACGCATGCTCAGATATTTCCATAAATTGGGCAACCACGAGCTGCCACTATTCAATATGAAAAACTATCGCTATTTACACTGTGTATCAGCCAGAATTGAGCAGGATCAGCGACTGTGGACAATGCGTCTTCAGCGTATATTGATAGCGCCTTTAAACGACGCTGAGCAGTATTATGAAATG TTAGCTTTGATGGAATTGCTGATGAACAGCCAATCTGATTGGCTGCATCTCTTAGCAGAAAGCGTGAAGGAACTTTTTAAAACCGACAAGTGTAAGCTCCTGGCTAATATCTACTTTAAGCTGGGACTCCAATGTAATCGAGCTACACAGCTACGCATATTGCAGGGAGCAATGCCTACACATGAGATTATCAAGAGCTGCTGGCATATTCAGAAATTCCTTCATTCCTGCAAGAATAGTGATGATGCACAGCTCAAATCCTTGGCTAATCTACACACAATTACCACTGATTTGTTGCCATTATTGAATGCTTTGCAACCGCCGCTAAATTATAGGTCCAATGCAAGCAAAAATTACAACTTTAATTACCAACAATGGGATTACAAGCGTCTTCAATTCCATCGCTGCAAATTAAGCAGCCAGAAGCGCAAACGATCGGAGAACGAGCCCAAGGAATTAATACAACAACTTGAGAGTAACTCAAAAGAATTGCTTCTCTACTCTGGCGAATTAGATGCATCCGATGTGATGCAGCTGAGGAGCACCATTAgcaatttaaaacaacttttatCAAGCtag